The following nucleotide sequence is from Podospora bellae-mahoneyi strain CBS 112042 chromosome 1 map unlocalized CBS112042p_1, whole genome shotgun sequence.
ACGTGTCACAAAGGAATGAATGTCCCCCTGTGCCCTCGAAcggaagggaaaggaaaacaaaaaaaaattaaaaaaaaaaattcgtACTCCCGTAACGAatgaagaaaagggggtcgAGAATGTCGACGAGTGATTGATAATGCCAAGCCCCTCAAAAGTCGGTGGGCATGTACCCTCAAACAAATGTCAAACTCGTCATCAACTTATcctctcatctcatcatcccaacTTGTCCTGTTCCCAGTGTCGAACATGAGCAATGAATGatgaaacaaaaaaaagggaaaaaggaaGCAACGACCGACCGACCAACCCAATTCGCAATTCCACATGTTGGATAGAATGCACAGACCATCCAACATATAACGAGCAACCGCGACTTACACACACCCTGGCAACTCCTTCCCTTTTGGATCTCATCtcaaaccacacacacacacacacctacACAGGTCAAGTTTGACAAGAACGGCAAGTGCGACTGTTGCAGAAACTGCATGTGGCACACTCTTTCATTATGAACGTTTTGTTGCAACAATTTCACAACCTCTACAAGTAAAGCAAACGCTCCCACGTGAGCTCACCCCTGAATTAAACCCTCATCCCCTCAATCCAGTCAACTCACTGTCATCCATCTAGtgaccatcatcttccgACTCTCCTAACGAGGCAGACAGTCTCACAACCCAAAAATCCAACCTCTTGAAATGGCCTGACGAACACACCATTAATGATACACACATAAAATGCCAAACAGTAAAAATTCTCAGTCTCATATCTCATAAATGACGGGtatcaaaaaaaaatcacCTCTTTgtgtcccccccccctcccagtaTGTACGAAACGCTTTTaacccccccatcttcctcttcttcctcccctccccccccccctaaCCCTAAAAAATcatcaactcctccttcggattccccctcatcaaatcATACATCAAAATCGTGTGATCCGCATAATGCAAAATCAACCGGtacaccaccggccccctcctcaccatcccagcCGGGCACAGCTCAAGCtgccccttcaccctcggACCCGGCACCGGCTCAGGCGAAATCGCAATCCCCACCAGCCCACACGACGGCctgaccttcttcttctcctccgccttgcGAGGGAGCACGCAATCAACCCTGAACCCCCTCCGCAGCGgcaccccatccaccaccttgccCGACTTCGTCAGCGTCACGAGCGCGACCCTTCCCACCTCAGACCCAAGCACCACCAGGAACAACTCTGGCACATGGAGCATCATGTGAATGCGCTCCGAGCGTATCTGGCTGAAATCATGTACTGGCTGGCCCAGCCCCGGCGCCAGAAACGTCAAAACGTGCCTGAACACCGGCCGCGCCAATGTCCTGTCAAAGGGAACAAGTTCGAGATCCGCCGCCGAGGTGCGCAGCAGAGAATAGTTCTTTGGAAGCGCCCCAAAATCCTCCACCCGTGCCAGTTCCGCCCTCTTTTGCCTGTCGTTGCAAATCCTGGATACCGATTGGTGTGTCAGCGGTGGTTTCCCCGGGTCCGGAGTCTCTCCCGACATCGGGACGATTTCTCGGCGTAGCTGAACCTCGTCGAATAAATCTTTGATCGCCGAAGACCTCGAGTTTATTGACCTGTTAAGAGCCCCCCAACGCGTGGTCGACGCCGCATTGCCCATAGGAGGGTTGAGTGCCATGCTCGGAATGAggctgtcgtcgtcatccgaGTCCGAGTCCCCGCTCACGCTTTCCCATTCACTCGACAAAGATGAGCTTCCCTCTTCAGAAGGAGCTGGACAACCGCCAGCAGCTAGATTATGCAGCTTTTCGTAAACGGTAGAGTTGGCGTAAGGCCTGTTTCTGATCATGTCGCCCACATTGACGGCAAGGTCTTTGACGTAGTATAGCCCACACGTGATGTCCAGGACATTGGCTTTGGGCTGGAGAATCTCCTTTGCAGTCACTCCCAATGTTTCGCGGGCACTTTTTGTCGGTTTGAAGGCACTGCCAGGAAGAATCATGACACACCATCCCCGAAGGTACCTGTGTGCTTCCGAGGTGGCTGGTATGACAACTGGCCCGGTTCCAATTTTCCAAATGTCAAGTagccacaccaccccccaaatGTCAATAGCGGCTATCTTGTCCGCATTGCCATGCTCGTCGTCAAGAAAAGACACGCTGGGTATGTTGTGGCCACTGATGCCAAGCGGCAAAGTAATCTTCcacgtcctcgtcctcgattGGAAATGCTTCTGAAGCTGCAAGGCGGTTTGTCCCGTCCACAACTCGGGCGACTCGTCGAGCTCATAAGCGTCATCCTCCTGGTCCTGACGAAGGAGAGCAAACGCAAACACAGTGACCTCGTGTCTGTTGGATCCAACCGCAATCAGGCGAGACTGCTGATGAATAGCTAGACCCCACGCCGAAAGGGTAACGTTCTCGTGAAAGAACATCCTGGGTTTTGGGGTAGATCGAGAAAAAGGCCCAGCCCCGTCCTGCTTGGGGTACGTCTTGATCCAGTGCACCAACGCGTGTGTATAGTAGGCTCCAAtgtcgccgtcgtcgcaCGCAAACAAGACGATCTCCAGGTTCCCCAGATTCCCTACAATCATGTTATTGATTTGGTGAGAAAACCTCCTGTCGAGCTCTCCAGGATACAAAGCCGCGAGCTTTGTGGTGGCCGGGTGAAGAATCAGACATGGCGGCGGTAGAATTCGTGGTGCTCGCTGCGGCTGGTACACGTATATCTTGTCTTGATAGGCTGCAAAGTAGAGGTTGTATCGCTGTGACAGTGCCGTCAAATTACACCGCCCGCTAGAGCAGTGAGGAAACGAAGGCGTATTTGACGTTGTTCCTGCTTCATTTGCGTCCgccacccccagccccaagGCCTGGACCGGGCCCATCATGCTCATCAACTCGTTCGCAGACATCCCGATCAACGAAGGCAACCAACCGGTTCCGGCGGGATTGGCATTATCTGACTCGTattcgtcctcgtcatcggggTAATCATCGTCCGCGCTGTCTgcgtcgtcttcgtcgaaATCGAAATCGTCCCCGACAGCCGCCGTGTTGAGCATGTCCACATGGGCCGTGAAACTCTCACGAATACCAGGTCCAAACTAAATGCCCATCAGCAAATATATTCGAGCTAGTGATCAATCCGAGCTTCGAGGCTCACTCTGTTCTCCGGAGTCTGGACATGGCACACCGGGTGGACGTAGACTTCCTCGTACCCCGCCTCTGTTGGTTGCTCGGTTCCTTCGGCGGCGTTCATCATGTCcttggaagaagatgagaacATCGGGGTTGGTGCGTGGACATAGCTGAAGGAGACTCCAATACGgtcagagagagaaaagccAGAAAGCTCAAAAACTGTGGTAGGCGCAATAGGTATGTTTGATCGTTGCAGGAGCTCTGGATCGGCAGCTTGcaggcgggagggggagcgtgGGAGGTCAGTGCCAGTCACGCTATCGATAAGCGTTGTAGCTAGGGAGCTACTAACTAGAGATACGTCACTGCGGGCCAGCTATCCATACCTTGATGGACACAAACGCACACTGTGATGCTCTACACCCTCAAACAGAGACACAAGCAGTTTGATAAAAATCCCATCACATAAGCATCCATAGCGCGCCTCTATGTAACCAATCTAACGCTGCCAATGGTATCAACCACATCTCCAGAAACTCAAAGCAAACACCCCATGCCAAGTCAAATCCGCTTCAACGCCAATACACATACACAAAGCGCTTACAACCACTTTTATACCTTCCCCACAACTCCTAACCCAATGCTTATGTAGAAATTCCAACTTCTCTACTTATGCCCAATCCTCATCAACTCCGTCATATCCTTCATCCTGTAATCCAGCACCGGCGTCACCCAGTCATCCTCTACAAGGCAATACGTCTCCTTCTCATCGTCTTTTGGCTTCCTCGGGTTGATCGCCCAGTACCCAAAATCGGCATCAATACTCTTCAGATACCTCATCAAGTTCTCCCAGTAATTcgcatcccccctccccggctcACTCGGcgccccaaactccccaatcCACACCGGCGCCACGTTCCCCTCGACCAAATACCCCCAATTGCTCCTCATAGACGCCACAAAACTCGGGTACG
It contains:
- a CDS encoding uncharacterized protein (EggNog:ENOG503P3NV; COG:S), with product MFSSSSKDMMNAAEGTEQPTEAGYEEVYVHPVCHVQTPENRFGPGIRESFTAHVDMLNTAAVGDDFDFDEDDADSADDDYPDDEDEYESDNANPAGTGWLPSLIGMSANELMSMMGPVQALGLGVADANEAGTTSNTPSFPHCSSGRCNLTALSQRYNLYFAAYQDKIYVYQPQRAPRILPPPCLILHPATTKLAALYPGELDRRFSHQINNMIVGNLGNLEIVLFACDDGDIGAYYTHALVHWIKTYPKQDGAGPFSRSTPKPRMFFHENVTLSAWGLAIHQQSRLIAVGSNRHEVTVFAFALLRQDQEDDAYELDESPELWTGQTALQLQKHFQSRTRTWKITLPLGISGHNIPSVSFLDDEHGNADKIAAIDIWGVVWLLDIWKIGTGPVVIPATSEAHRYLRGWCVMILPGSAFKPTKSARETLGVTAKEILQPKANVLDITCGLYYVKDLAVNVGDMIRNRPYANSTVYEKLHNLAAGGCPAPSEEGSSSLSSEWESVSGDSDSDDDDSLIPSMALNPPMGNAASTTRWGALNRSINSRSSAIKDLFDEVQLRREIVPMSGETPDPGKPPLTHQSVSRICNDRQKRAELARVEDFGALPKNYSLLRTSAADLELVPFDRTLARPVFRHVLTFLAPGLGQPVHDFSQIRSERIHMMLHVPELFLVVLGSEVGRVALVTLTKSGKVVDGVPLRRGFRVDCVLPRKAEEKKKVRPSCGLVGIAISPEPVPGPRVKGQLELCPAGMVRRGPVVYRLILHYADHTILMYDLMRGNPKEELMIF